One Anser cygnoides isolate HZ-2024a breed goose chromosome 4, Taihu_goose_T2T_genome, whole genome shotgun sequence genomic region harbors:
- the CDKL2 gene encoding cyclin-dependent kinase-like 2 isoform X1, with protein sequence MEKYQVLGFLGKGSYGVVTRCRNKESGQVVAVKKFLESEDDTVVRKIAVREIKLLKQLRHENLVNLLEVCKKKKRWYLVFEFVDHTVLDDLEAFPNGLDYSRVRKYLFQILRGVAFCHSHNIIHRDIKPENILVSQSGVVKLCDFGFARTLAASGEAYTDYVATRWYRAPELLVGDTKYGRAVDVWAIGCLVTEMLTGEPLFPGDSDIDQLYHITKCLGNLILRHQELFYKNPHFAGMRLPEVKEAESLDRRYPKLSATVLNLAKRCLQIDPDKRPSCAELLQCDFFNEDGFAERFAQELKLKIQKDARDHQLQKKSKISRKDKDDALEERKMLGVQDFNIDPKSSDAKLFKVKCSKADGEKAERSSNHSSLYDSAINPFKIGPQTSLKDSSSSLDYAKNTGIVIPPINQNISPTMAGMGPVPGNHNYRVDEKSKKYLNPFLKQRKRSPAGHYSVSLTSVSNDKNILQANKKKWEFSKADVRLPELNHLPELRGVEAWHPRYPKKENKTVSESRVPYLAAIDLHNPSLASQQMSGNSMPDASEAGFPRVEH encoded by the exons CAACTCAGGCATGAGAATCTTGTGAACCTGCTGGAAGTGTGTAAAAAGAAGAAACGGTGGTATCTGGTATTTGAATTCGTGGATCACACAGTGCTTGATGATCTTGAGGCATTTCCAAATGGACTAGACTACAGCAGGGTTCGGAAATActtatttcagattttaagaGGAGTAGCATTTTGTCACAGCCATAAC ATAATACATCGGGATATTAAGCCGGAGAACATACTAGTCTCCCAGTCGGGAGTTGTAAAACTGTGTGACTTCGGTTTTGCTCGCACATTGGCAGCTTCTGGGGAAGCTTACACGGACTACGTGGCAACCCGATGGTACcgagccccagagctgctggtgggggATACCAAGTACGGCAG GGCTGTGGATGTGTGGGCTATTGGCTGTCTGGTAACGGAAATGCTCACAGGAGAGCCCCTGTTCCCCGGAGATTCAGACATTGACCAGCTCTACCATATCACCAAGTGCCTGG GTAATTTAATTCTAAGACACCAAGAGTTATTCTATAAAAACCCCCACTTTGCTGGCATGAGGTTGCCTGAAGTGAAGGAGGCTGAATCTCTGGACAGACGATACCCCAAGCTCTCTGCTACAGTGCTGAATTTAGCCAAG AGGTGTTTGCAGATTGACCCAGACAAAAGACCGTCTTGTGCTGAACTCTTGCAGTGCGATTTCTTTAACGAGGATGGATTTGCTGAAAG ATTTGCTCAGGAGCTTAAATTAAAGATTCAGAAAGATGCCAGAGAccatcaattacaaaaaaaatcaaaaatcagcAGAAAGGATAAAGATGATGctttagaagaaagaaagatgctTGGTGTCCAG GATTTCAACATTGACCCAAAGAGCAGTGATGCAAAGCTGTTCAAAGTGAAGTGCTCTAAAGCTGATGGAGAGAAAGCAGAGCGATCTTCCAACCACAGCTCCCTGTATGACAGTGCAATCAACCCATTTAAAATAGGCCCTCAAACCAGCCTAAAAGattccagcagcagcttggaCTATGCCAAGAACACAGGCATAGTTATTCCTCCCATCAACCAGAACATTTCTCCCACTATGGCTGGGATGGGGCCTGTGCCTGGAAACCATAACTACAG AGTTGatgaaaagagtaaaaaatacTTGAACCCATTTCTAAAGCAAAGGAAGCGTTCTCCAGCAGGCCATTATAGTGTAAGCTTGACATCG GTTTCTAATGACAAGAACATCCTTCaggcaaataagaaaaaatgggaATTCTCCAAGGCAGATGTGCGTTTGCCAGAACTAAATCATCTCCCTGAACTGAGAGGAGTGGAAG CATGGCATCCCAGATAtcccaaaaaggaaaataaaacagtttcagaGTCACGGGTCCCCTACCTTGCTGCTATTGATCTCCATAACCCAAGTCTGGCCTCACAGCAG ATGTCAGGGAACTCGATGCCTGATGCATCAGAAGCCGGTTTCCCTAGAGTTGAGCACTAG
- the RCHY1 gene encoding RING finger and CHY zinc finger domain-containing protein 1, with protein sequence MAAGGEQEGGCEHYRRGCLLRAPCCGKLYPCRLCHDGAEEHRLDRFRVAEVQCSRCRLLQKAQQRCEGCQSLFGEYYCGVCHLFDRDKKQYHCDECGICRIGPKEDFFHCSKCNLCLSLSLRGKHKCIENVSRQDCPICLEDIHTSRVEARVLPCGHLLHKTCYEEMLKEGYRCPLCMHSALDMRRYWRQLDDEVAQTPMPTEYQNIMVEILCNDCNARSTVQFHLLGMKCTNCESYNTAQDGKSKQPAE encoded by the exons atggcggcgggcggggagcaGGAGGGCGGCTGCGAGCACTACCGGCGGGGCTGCCTGCTGCGg GCGCCGTGCTGCGGGAAGCTGTACCCCTGCCGCCTGTGCCACGACGGCGCCGAGGAGCACCGGCTCGACCGATTCCGCGTGGCCGAGGTGCAGTGCAGCCGCTGCCGCCTCCTCCAGAAG GCCCAGCAGCGCTGCGAGGGCTGCCAGAGCCTCTTCGGCGAGTACTACTGCGGCGTGTGCCACCTCTTCGACCGCGACAAGAAGCAGTACCACTGCGACGAGTGCGGCATCTGCAG GATTGGCCCGAAGGAGGATTTCTTCCACTGCTCAAAATGCAACTTATGTCTAAGCTTGAGCCTTCGAGGAAAGCACAAG TGCATCGAAAATGTCTCCAGACAGGATTGTCCAATATGTTTGGAG GATATTCACACATCCCGTGTTGAAGCTCGTGTTCTGCCATGTGGTCATCTTCTGCACAA aacatGTTACGAGGAGATGTTAAAGGA AGGTTACAGATGTCCTTTGTGCATGCACTCAGCTTTAGATATGAGAAGGTACTGGCGGCAGCTGGATGATGAAGTAGCACAGACTCCTATGCCCACAGAGTATCAGAACATAATGGTGGAG ATCCTTTGTAATGATTGCAATGCCCGCTCTACAGTGCAGTTCCATCTCCTAGGCATGAAGTGTACAAACTGTGAATCGTATAATACTGCCCAAGATGGAAAATCCAAGCAGCCTGCGGAGTAG